One Synechococcus sp. PROS-9-1 DNA window includes the following coding sequences:
- a CDS encoding tRNA (cytidine(34)-2'-O)-methyltransferase — protein MIQKPLRVALYEPRIPPNTGNIARTCAAFGLPLDLIEPLGFSLEDRYLKRAGLDYWPHVDITIHKNVDAFFESLAQVSRVIGCSRRGGVPLQDMQFQRGDILLFGREDTGLSEATRSRCTQITTISMPCSAGEDGLGGVRSLNLSVACAIVSHQAGSQLQLW, from the coding sequence TTGATCCAAAAACCCTTGAGGGTGGCGCTATATGAACCTCGAATTCCTCCAAATACAGGAAATATTGCCCGTACTTGTGCAGCTTTTGGTTTGCCGTTGGATTTAATTGAACCTCTTGGGTTCAGTCTTGAAGATCGTTATTTAAAAAGGGCTGGTCTTGATTATTGGCCTCACGTAGACATCACCATCCACAAGAATGTCGACGCATTTTTTGAGTCCCTTGCCCAAGTCTCAAGGGTGATTGGCTGTAGCCGTCGAGGAGGGGTGCCTCTTCAAGACATGCAGTTCCAACGGGGAGATATTTTGTTATTCGGCAGGGAAGACACCGGCCTATCGGAAGCAACACGCAGCCGATGCACCCAGATCACAACCATTTCGATGCCATGTAGCGCCGGAGAAGATGGCCTAGGGGGCGTACGAAGCCTCAATCTTTCTGTGGCTTGTGCCATCGTCAGCCACCAAGCAGGCTCGCAGCTGCAGTTGTGGTAA
- a CDS encoding bifunctional adenosylcobinamide kinase/adenosylcobinamide-phosphate guanylyltransferase, which translates to MAHPNTKSPELPNGLIVVSGPSRGGKSRWAEHLLSSQETVTYVATSAHRSNDPSWDERMRLHRERRPLHWQLREPGSKLAECIRREDANQPLLIDALGGFTAVHLDRNDLQWEQEAEDLVQSLLTRRRPTVIVIEETGWGVVPSTMIGGLFRDRQGWLAQRLEQHAADSWLVVQGRALNLTQLGMLVP; encoded by the coding sequence TTGGCTCATCCAAACACAAAAAGCCCAGAGCTTCCCAACGGGCTCATTGTTGTTAGCGGACCAAGCCGTGGAGGGAAAAGCAGATGGGCTGAACATTTGCTCAGCTCTCAAGAGACGGTCACCTACGTAGCGACCTCTGCCCATCGTTCGAATGATCCAAGCTGGGATGAACGGATGCGACTACATCGAGAAAGACGACCGTTGCACTGGCAACTACGCGAACCGGGATCAAAGCTTGCTGAATGCATACGCAGAGAAGATGCCAATCAACCCTTGCTGATCGATGCCCTTGGAGGCTTTACGGCCGTGCACCTCGATCGCAATGATCTTCAGTGGGAGCAAGAGGCGGAAGATCTGGTTCAAAGTCTTCTCACTCGAAGACGCCCCACCGTGATCGTCATTGAAGAAACAGGCTGGGGTGTCGTCCCCTCCACAATGATTGGCGGATTGTTTCGTGACCGCCAAGGCTGGCTAGCCCAACGATTAGAACAACACGCGGCAGACAGCTGGCTCGTTGTTCAAGGCAGAGCTTTGAATCTCACTCAATTAGGCATGCTCGTTCCGTGA
- the pxcA gene encoding proton extrusion protein PcxA, producing the protein MAFRNWIGAFGKANALDFNSDLDRGYEAALLIQSLELEYYGDRPIRPELELSVPKSVQATVLRKFRVAINVCRLSLDQLEYQRAQLDPQELRQLQLIESVVNRYSPKRAAGAPTMTRAPDPLPRSLLGVFDKVRRQLNPAGEATLVAGFRRRRDSTLISLKVLLLLILVPLLVQQVGRTYIISPAVDRFAPDLPFLSYPKPQLEEQAVEKLRVYKAEIEFDALLRGDSIPSQEELQQQLGKKAAELKEEADTESTHAVKNVLADISATLAFVMVCLFSREELRVLRGFFDEAVYGLSDSAKAFAIILFTDIFVGFHSPEGWTVLLDGIANHFGFPARENFILLFIATFPVILATIFKYWIFRYLNRVSPSSVATLRGMNGGG; encoded by the coding sequence ATGGCATTTCGCAATTGGATAGGAGCCTTCGGCAAAGCCAACGCACTTGATTTCAACTCTGACCTCGATCGGGGCTATGAAGCGGCCTTATTAATCCAGAGCTTGGAACTGGAGTATTACGGCGACCGACCCATTCGTCCCGAACTTGAGCTCTCTGTTCCGAAATCAGTGCAGGCGACAGTTCTGCGCAAGTTTCGAGTTGCGATCAATGTTTGTCGTTTGTCGCTAGATCAACTGGAGTACCAGCGAGCCCAGCTGGATCCCCAGGAATTACGTCAACTTCAGCTGATTGAAAGTGTCGTAAATCGGTATAGCCCTAAACGGGCTGCGGGGGCTCCAACCATGACTCGCGCTCCAGATCCGCTGCCGCGCTCACTGCTCGGGGTCTTCGACAAGGTGCGCAGGCAGCTCAATCCTGCCGGAGAAGCGACATTAGTTGCAGGCTTTAGAAGACGCAGGGATTCAACCCTGATCTCGTTGAAGGTTCTTTTACTACTGATTCTGGTACCTCTGTTAGTTCAACAGGTCGGCCGCACCTACATCATCAGTCCTGCTGTAGACCGCTTTGCTCCAGACCTGCCCTTCTTGAGTTACCCAAAGCCACAACTTGAAGAACAAGCTGTTGAAAAGTTGAGAGTTTATAAGGCAGAAATTGAATTCGATGCCCTTCTTCGCGGCGACTCAATCCCAAGCCAAGAAGAACTACAACAACAATTAGGCAAGAAGGCTGCTGAGCTCAAAGAAGAGGCTGACACTGAAAGCACCCATGCTGTGAAAAATGTTTTAGCAGACATTTCAGCCACGCTTGCCTTCGTCATGGTTTGCTTGTTCAGTCGCGAGGAGCTTAGGGTTCTTCGCGGATTTTTTGATGAGGCTGTATACGGATTAAGCGACTCAGCCAAAGCCTTTGCGATTATTCTCTTCACCGACATCTTTGTTGGATTTCATAGCCCAGAAGGCTGGACTGTGCTTCTTGATGGCATTGCAAATCACTTTGGATTTCCAGCACGTGAAAACTTTATCCTGCTTTTCATCGCTACATTCCCTGTGATTTTGGCGACAATATTCAAATATTGGATCTTCCGCTATCTCAACCGTGTCAGTCCATCCTCAGTCGCCACATTGCGAGGCATGAACGGAGGCGGATAA
- the psb32 gene encoding photosystem II repair protein Psb32 — protein sequence MPSLFKSLQLLIAASLCFFLAVPAGFALSPQDLPAQPPDEAVLDSADVLSRAGKNEIETRLNQLESSKVDARVITLRKLDYGLSLTGFGEELVERWSNNDNRSERPLLLFLEETQNKQAAVVISAELSDQLPDALLRSTARTTMSQPMRDGERFRQASMDGIDRIAVVLDGGEDPGPPIEIERTTIPTNVPTVEETRESNAFTWVIVLLVVGTIVPMATWWVFSR from the coding sequence ATGCCTAGCCTCTTCAAGTCTCTGCAGCTGCTCATCGCCGCAAGTCTCTGTTTCTTTTTGGCAGTGCCAGCGGGTTTTGCCTTATCTCCCCAAGACTTACCAGCTCAGCCGCCGGATGAAGCCGTCCTGGATTCAGCTGACGTGTTGAGTCGGGCTGGAAAGAATGAAATCGAAACGCGACTGAATCAACTGGAGTCTTCCAAGGTGGACGCCAGGGTGATCACCCTACGGAAACTGGACTACGGGCTGAGTCTCACGGGATTCGGAGAAGAATTGGTGGAACGTTGGTCAAATAACGACAACAGGAGTGAGCGTCCTCTGCTTCTTTTCCTTGAAGAAACTCAGAACAAACAAGCTGCGGTTGTGATCTCAGCAGAGCTGAGCGATCAACTACCAGACGCGTTGCTCCGCAGTACTGCTCGAACCACGATGAGTCAGCCGATGCGTGATGGCGAGAGATTCCGACAGGCATCCATGGATGGAATTGATCGAATTGCAGTCGTTCTTGATGGGGGCGAAGATCCAGGCCCACCGATTGAAATTGAACGCACCACGATTCCCACAAACGTTCCCACTGTTGAGGAAACACGTGAAAGCAATGCCTTCACTTGGGTCATTGTGCTGCTGGTGGTCGGAACCATTGTGCCGATGGCCACCTGGTGGGTCTTCTCACGCTGA
- a CDS encoding tellurite resistance TerB family protein → MTESEAFAAIALATVACDGVLGKDEAHALRLQLEYRTPYKDRSESEMAMLFDHLLKRLREKGSSQLIKDALPQLKQSQQETALAVAVQLVHADRTVTTEEQTFLDELAQSVELPQGKAQAVMDAIMALNHDSLAN, encoded by the coding sequence ATGACCGAATCCGAAGCCTTTGCCGCGATCGCGCTGGCCACAGTGGCTTGTGATGGAGTTCTGGGCAAAGATGAAGCGCATGCTTTAAGGCTTCAACTGGAATATCGAACCCCTTACAAGGATCGAAGCGAGAGTGAGATGGCAATGTTGTTTGACCATCTACTCAAACGCCTTCGCGAGAAAGGATCAAGTCAATTGATCAAAGACGCCCTACCCCAACTCAAACAATCGCAACAGGAAACAGCACTTGCTGTGGCCGTGCAGCTGGTTCACGCTGATAGGACCGTGACCACTGAGGAACAAACCTTTCTCGACGAGCTCGCTCAAAGCGTCGAACTACCTCAAGGCAAAGCTCAAGCAGTGATGGACGCGATCATGGCCTTGAATCACGACAGCCTTGCCAACTGA
- a CDS encoding cofactor assembly of complex C subunit B, translating into MLRSNQWCLLAGVLVLGLSILNASTAETITPSLERADVLAGMAGVGLMLVSILWTRASPRSPEAVELEGEQGFVLSSDLADEVRAELAWGSHQFLTATSAATILVFWKDSVLLRRGLLGAGDFEPGEICQRSRQKQELISLVKTALYPGKAEFDPVLPGLPSVMVQPLGQSGWVVIGGWSERCFSRSDERWLSGWAERLQTTLSSAEAEEETL; encoded by the coding sequence ATGTTGAGATCCAACCAATGGTGTTTGCTCGCAGGTGTTCTTGTTTTGGGTCTTTCCATCCTTAACGCCAGCACCGCTGAAACCATTACTCCAAGCCTGGAGCGAGCCGATGTTCTTGCCGGGATGGCAGGCGTTGGCTTGATGCTGGTTTCCATCCTGTGGACGAGGGCCTCTCCACGCAGTCCGGAAGCAGTTGAACTGGAGGGTGAGCAGGGTTTTGTGCTTTCCTCTGATTTGGCCGATGAGGTTCGGGCTGAACTGGCATGGGGTAGCCATCAGTTCCTGACCGCGACCTCTGCTGCCACGATCCTTGTGTTTTGGAAGGACTCGGTCCTGCTTCGCCGGGGCCTTTTAGGTGCTGGTGATTTTGAACCTGGCGAGATCTGTCAACGATCGCGGCAAAAGCAAGAACTGATTTCTCTTGTAAAAACAGCCCTCTACCCAGGGAAAGCTGAATTTGACCCCGTCTTACCCGGCTTGCCTTCCGTGATGGTGCAGCCCCTGGGACAAAGCGGCTGGGTTGTGATTGGTGGTTGGTCAGAACGATGCTTCAGTCGCTCCGATGAACGTTGGCTGAGCGGTTGGGCTGAACGTCTTCAAACAACACTGAGTTCTGCAGAGGCTGAAGAGGAAACCCTGTAA
- the lptC gene encoding LPS export ABC transporter periplasmic protein LptC: MGRPRIRPSPPPATACDATAGTRRSTVTLAQRFHSGSLQKSTSWITPVLLSTFMLGCGSSTGNRSKTVAPPPFVFRKLELEQKKTSGDIDWKLSSPEARYELSRRLVRAKKPVGILYNNNKPSFEIRADIAVVVNDGEQVILEGDVKLQQINGQQILIKGERLRWQPQLSRLVMEQQPRAFDDRSRITATFAVLRQDTSDLTLSGPVQLDHWKGKLALTVKPDTAVRTGKAFWNLESGSLKANGPVLGQRRDQEGVVLEQLEGRGLIGNTQKGVITVKSPVIVTMPRNKGLLRAKDTSWNFRQQTLSSNDPFQGLINETQINGERFLAELDQSAVVIPEGCRIQQPGELLEARKCRWNWKTDDVLATGGVRLERDDNNQITEAQTLSGSVGDEGALIFSAPGNKVRSQLSIEEQTNNQDQQPQRSKPPVLF, translated from the coding sequence GTGGGGAGGCCTCGAATCAGGCCATCCCCTCCCCCCGCCACAGCCTGTGATGCTACGGCTGGAACTCGAAGAAGCACTGTGACTCTCGCTCAGCGATTCCACTCCGGCAGCTTGCAAAAAAGCACCAGCTGGATCACTCCAGTGCTTCTCAGTACCTTCATGCTGGGCTGCGGCTCCTCAACAGGAAACCGTTCGAAAACAGTGGCACCACCACCATTTGTGTTTCGAAAGCTTGAGCTTGAACAGAAAAAAACAAGTGGAGATATCGACTGGAAACTCTCGAGTCCTGAAGCACGCTATGAACTCTCTCGCAGATTAGTAAGGGCCAAGAAACCCGTTGGGATTCTCTATAACAACAACAAACCTTCTTTTGAAATTAGGGCTGACATTGCTGTAGTCGTCAATGATGGAGAACAAGTTATACTTGAAGGAGATGTTAAGCTTCAGCAAATCAACGGGCAACAAATATTGATTAAAGGAGAAAGATTGCGTTGGCAACCACAACTTTCTCGCCTTGTGATGGAACAACAGCCAAGGGCTTTTGATGATCGTTCGAGAATCACCGCAACCTTTGCAGTCCTTCGGCAAGATACAAGTGACCTCACACTCAGCGGTCCCGTTCAACTGGATCACTGGAAAGGCAAGCTCGCGCTCACTGTCAAACCAGATACAGCTGTCAGAACAGGGAAAGCATTCTGGAACCTTGAAAGTGGCTCACTTAAAGCGAATGGACCAGTTCTTGGCCAACGTCGTGATCAAGAGGGCGTTGTCCTCGAGCAACTAGAAGGACGGGGATTGATCGGAAATACGCAGAAAGGAGTGATCACGGTGAAATCTCCCGTAATTGTGACCATGCCAAGAAATAAAGGCCTGCTCCGTGCCAAAGACACCAGCTGGAATTTCCGTCAACAAACGCTCAGCAGCAATGACCCATTTCAAGGCTTGATCAATGAAACCCAGATCAATGGTGAACGTTTCCTTGCTGAACTGGATCAAAGCGCTGTGGTGATCCCTGAAGGATGTCGAATCCAACAACCTGGTGAACTGCTAGAAGCTCGCAAATGTCGCTGGAATTGGAAAACGGACGACGTGTTGGCAACTGGAGGGGTTCGCTTGGAACGCGATGACAACAATCAAATTACGGAGGCACAAACACTGAGCGGATCTGTGGGAGACGAGGGGGCACTAATCTTTTCTGCTCCAGGTAACAAAGTCCGGTCTCAACTCAGCATTGAGGAGCAAACAAACAATCAAGATCAACAGCCACAACGTTCCAAACCTCCAGTATTGTTTTAA
- the metG gene encoding methionine--tRNA ligase: MIYTLTTPLYYVNDKPHLGSTYTTIACDALARFQRLEGHEVVFVTGVDEHGQKIERTAAAQGISPIDHCNRVTASYEKAWNEWEISNDRFVRTTSPRHLPLVQQFFQRCEEAGDIRSGRQTGWYCVGCEEFKDDPAEAVNPTCSIHQKTLEWRDEENLFFCLSHYQEKIETLLNQSDFIAPASRRKEIQNFVAGGLRDFSISRVNVDWGLPVPGHQGHTFYVWFDALLGYLTALLDDGGSIDLERLKAVGWPADHHVIGKDILRFHAVYWPAMLMSAGLPLPKKVFGHGFLTREGQKMGKSIGNVLDPNVLLNRCGKDAVRWYLLRDIQFGDDGDFQQQRFVDLVNNDLANTIGNLLNRTSSMSRKWFNESAPIVESKDSDSHALRQAAETAIACVREAMPLMAFQKAAEAILQLAIQANGYLNDQAPWSKMKKGGQDAQVAVDLYGVLESARLVGWLLQPLVPDLSERILSQLNQPSNTAHWSGQLVWGGLESGHPLPPPQPVMLRLELEEAL; encoded by the coding sequence ATGATTTATACCCTTACAACCCCTCTTTACTACGTCAACGACAAACCTCATTTAGGAAGCACGTACACCACCATTGCCTGTGATGCACTGGCTCGCTTTCAGAGACTTGAAGGTCATGAAGTGGTGTTTGTCACTGGTGTAGACGAACACGGTCAAAAAATTGAACGCACAGCCGCTGCACAAGGAATCAGTCCCATCGATCACTGCAATCGAGTAACAGCGAGCTACGAAAAGGCTTGGAACGAATGGGAGATCAGCAACGATCGATTTGTCCGCACCACGTCACCACGCCATTTGCCGCTTGTCCAACAGTTTTTTCAACGTTGTGAAGAGGCAGGAGATATCCGCAGTGGCCGTCAAACCGGTTGGTATTGCGTTGGCTGCGAGGAGTTCAAAGATGATCCTGCCGAAGCGGTCAACCCAACTTGTTCCATCCACCAGAAAACATTGGAGTGGAGAGATGAAGAGAACCTTTTCTTTTGTTTATCTCACTACCAAGAAAAAATTGAAACCCTGCTCAACCAGTCTGATTTCATTGCACCAGCGAGTCGTCGCAAAGAGATTCAAAACTTTGTAGCGGGCGGATTGCGCGACTTTTCCATTTCAAGGGTCAATGTGGACTGGGGATTACCGGTACCAGGGCATCAAGGCCATACCTTTTATGTGTGGTTCGATGCCTTACTTGGCTACCTCACGGCTCTATTAGATGACGGTGGAAGTATTGACCTTGAGCGCTTAAAAGCTGTTGGCTGGCCAGCAGATCACCACGTGATTGGCAAAGATATCCTGCGTTTTCATGCTGTGTATTGGCCAGCAATGTTGATGTCAGCCGGTTTACCACTACCAAAAAAAGTATTCGGGCATGGTTTTCTGACCAGAGAAGGCCAAAAAATGGGCAAATCAATTGGCAATGTTCTTGATCCAAATGTGCTCTTGAATCGCTGCGGCAAAGATGCCGTGCGCTGGTATCTCTTACGCGATATTCAATTTGGTGATGATGGTGATTTCCAACAACAGCGTTTTGTTGATCTTGTCAACAATGACCTCGCCAACACCATTGGTAATTTGCTGAACCGAACCTCTTCGATGTCTCGTAAATGGTTTAACGAGTCCGCACCCATCGTTGAGTCCAAAGACAGTGATAGTCATGCGTTACGCCAAGCTGCCGAAACGGCAATCGCTTGCGTCCGCGAGGCCATGCCCTTAATGGCCTTTCAGAAAGCGGCTGAGGCCATTCTTCAGCTTGCCATTCAAGCGAACGGATACCTCAACGACCAAGCACCTTGGAGCAAAATGAAGAAGGGTGGCCAGGATGCTCAAGTCGCAGTGGACTTATACGGAGTTTTAGAAAGCGCTCGACTGGTGGGATGGCTTCTGCAACCTCTCGTCCCTGATTTGAGCGAACGGATTCTGAGCCAACTCAACCAACCGTCAAATACGGCACACTGGTCCGGACAACTGGTGTGGGGAGGCCTCGAATCAGGCCATCCCCTCCCCCCGCCACAGCCTGTGATGCTACGGCTGGAACTCGAAGAAGCACTGTGA
- a CDS encoding FAD-dependent oxidoreductase, producing MSAQTCHSPVVVWGGGTGGVAASLQAARSGASTLLLTPGRWLGGMVSTAGVCCPDGNELAPWQTGLWGAFLRALYQNEPEGLDQNWVSCFGYRPTTAERILQNWVQALPNLQWWADCQLLDVERSGSSVQAVLIQCAGDVYRIGCDVVIDGSDRGDLLPLAEAPFRFGWEAQELWGEPSAPSEQRLKTERFFREQPVQSPTWVVMAQLQSNRLLADPASGFDPNGAPLLLPEPFEQACAAFGLERTINYGRLPGGLVMLNWPLHGNDWHRGLERAFNADPKAEQELMAEMQAHSLHFADELQRCSSGWLTRGEAFPQEAGSPAPWLAGMPYWREGRRMVGLKTVIEQDLLPQTTGQSIAALPLNDAGALESIAVGNYANDHHYPGPDWPLAPKSCRWGGRWSGTPFCIPYQALVSADLDNLLTADKAFSTSHMANGATRLQPLVFNVGQASGAAAALSIRLQCPLATLPVRLLQELLIEEPTAPSGIVPLWDTPWHHPHWQKRQRACLETPELLGGDGCWLGSDAQSEMAPPPQPQQAVWSGMLLPDGQGGYELELVSGRRWPLITLEPELSDWLANQQRPKAIELLAVANPWGPWLRGISLHGSRGS from the coding sequence ATGAGCGCGCAAACTTGCCATAGCCCAGTGGTGGTCTGGGGTGGTGGCACTGGAGGTGTTGCCGCTTCACTCCAGGCTGCTCGATCCGGCGCCAGCACGCTTCTGCTGACCCCTGGTCGCTGGCTAGGGGGAATGGTCAGCACGGCCGGAGTGTGTTGTCCTGATGGAAATGAACTCGCCCCTTGGCAGACCGGATTGTGGGGTGCATTCCTTAGGGCTTTGTATCAAAACGAGCCAGAAGGCCTCGATCAAAACTGGGTGAGTTGCTTTGGCTATCGGCCAACGACGGCTGAGCGGATTCTTCAAAACTGGGTGCAGGCACTCCCGAATCTTCAGTGGTGGGCGGATTGTCAGCTGCTGGATGTGGAACGTTCTGGATCATCTGTACAAGCAGTGCTGATTCAATGCGCTGGCGATGTCTATCGCATTGGCTGTGACGTGGTGATAGATGGTAGTGATCGCGGAGATTTGTTGCCCTTGGCTGAGGCACCCTTTCGTTTTGGTTGGGAGGCTCAAGAGTTGTGGGGGGAGCCGAGCGCTCCTAGTGAGCAGCGGCTTAAGACAGAACGATTTTTTCGTGAGCAGCCAGTGCAATCCCCCACCTGGGTGGTGATGGCTCAGCTTCAGAGCAATCGACTTTTGGCTGATCCCGCTTCAGGGTTTGATCCAAACGGAGCACCGTTGCTGTTACCCGAGCCGTTTGAACAGGCCTGTGCAGCCTTTGGTTTGGAGCGCACCATCAATTATGGCCGCTTGCCTGGGGGATTGGTGATGCTGAATTGGCCCCTGCATGGCAACGATTGGCATCGGGGATTGGAGAGAGCCTTCAACGCGGATCCCAAGGCGGAACAGGAGCTCATGGCTGAGATGCAAGCTCACAGCCTGCATTTTGCGGATGAGCTTCAGCGATGTAGCTCCGGTTGGTTAACGCGGGGAGAGGCGTTCCCCCAGGAGGCAGGAAGCCCAGCTCCCTGGTTGGCTGGAATGCCCTATTGGCGTGAGGGGCGCCGGATGGTCGGTCTCAAGACGGTGATTGAACAGGATCTTCTGCCTCAGACGACCGGTCAATCCATCGCTGCGCTTCCCTTAAATGACGCTGGTGCGTTGGAATCGATTGCTGTTGGCAATTACGCCAACGACCATCACTATCCCGGACCTGATTGGCCACTTGCCCCAAAAAGCTGTCGTTGGGGTGGCCGCTGGTCAGGGACTCCTTTTTGCATTCCTTATCAAGCGCTGGTGAGTGCTGACCTGGATAATTTGCTGACTGCTGATAAGGCTTTCAGTACGAGCCATATGGCCAATGGGGCGACCAGGCTCCAACCTCTTGTCTTTAATGTGGGACAGGCTTCTGGCGCAGCGGCTGCCCTGTCGATTCGGCTCCAATGTCCACTCGCAACTCTGCCCGTTCGTCTCCTTCAAGAGCTCCTAATCGAGGAGCCCACGGCTCCCTCTGGAATTGTTCCGCTCTGGGACACACCTTGGCATCATCCACACTGGCAAAAAAGACAGCGTGCCTGTCTTGAAACCCCTGAGCTCCTCGGCGGTGATGGGTGTTGGCTCGGTTCTGATGCGCAGTCTGAGATGGCACCTCCTCCCCAGCCTCAACAGGCCGTTTGGTCAGGAATGCTGCTGCCTGATGGCCAAGGTGGATACGAATTGGAACTTGTGAGCGGCCGTCGTTGGCCCTTGATTACCTTGGAGCCGGAGCTGAGCGATTGGCTGGCGAATCAGCAACGCCCTAAGGCCATTGAGTTACTCGCAGTCGCCAACCCCTGGGGGCCCTGGTTACGGGGCATCAGCCTGCATGGCTCAAGGGGGAGTTAG